One Cucumis sativus cultivar 9930 chromosome 1, Cucumber_9930_V3, whole genome shotgun sequence DNA segment encodes these proteins:
- the LOC101215425 gene encoding kinesin-like protein NACK1, which yields MTIRTPATPASKIERTPASTPGGPRSKEEKIVVTVRLRPLSKKEQQAKDQMAWECIDDNTIVYKSQPQERQTQPASFTFDKVFSPASLTEAVYEEGVKNVALSALMGINATIFAYGQTSSGKTFTMRGITEKAVNDIYKHISNTPERDFTIRISGLEIYNENVRDLLNTESGRNLKLHDDPEKGTMVEKLVEETANNDQHLRQLISICEAQRQVGETALNDYSSRSHQIIRLTIQSTLRENSDCVRSFVASLNFVDLAGSERASQTHADGARLREGCHINLSLMTLTTVIRKLSLGKRSGHIPYRDSKLTRILQHSLGGNARTAIICTLSPALTHVEQSRNTLYFATRAKEVTNNAQVNMVVSDKQLVKHLQKEVARLEAELRTPDPKREKDLKIQQMEMEIEELKRERDLAQSQVDELRRKLEEDQQGFNPIESTRPPVKKCLSFTGALSQRLDSKDLGRGMILRQSMMRQSSTAPFTLMHEIRKLEHLQEQLGEEANRALEVLQKEVACHRLGNQDAAETIAKLQAEIREMRSVRSEPKEVEVGSVIATNQSVGANLKEEITRLHSQGSTIANLEEQLENVQKSIDKLVMSLPSNYQQFMSSESTPKQKSSTKKKKLLPLASSNITNRQNFLRSPCSPSTTSQQVLESDIENRAPENDDVISSEILRESEKETPTKSEEGGDVSSKESTPCYRRSSSVNMKKMQKMFQNAAEENVRSIRAYVTELKERVAKLQYQKQLLVCQVLELEANEAAGNKLDCDENTFDQDDDQVPWHLTFREQRQQIIELWDACYVSIIHRSQFYLLFKGDEADQIYLEVEMRRLTWLHDHLAEFGNASPAHVGDEPTISRSSSMRALRREREFLAKRLTTRLTAEERDALYIKWEVPLEGKQRKIQFVNKLWTNPHDPKHIQDSAEIVAKLVGFREGGNMSREMFELNFVVPSDKRPWIMGWNPISNLLNL from the exons ATGACTATCAGAACGCCTGCAACTCCAGCTTCTAAAATAGAGAGGACGCCAGCGTCAACACCTGGAGGACCTCGATCTAAGGAAGAAAAGATCGTTGTTACTGTGCGGTTAAGGCCTCTGAGTAAAAAGGAGCAGCAAGCGAAGGATCAAATGGCATGGGAGTGCATTGATGATAATACGATTGTGTACAAATCTCAGCCTCAGGAACGTCAAACTCAACCGGCCTCGTTCACATTTGATAAAGTTTTCAGTCCCGCTTCTTTGACTGAAGCAGTATATGAGGAAGGAGTAAAGAATGTTGCCTTATCTGCTCTAATGGGCATCAACG CCACCATATTCGCTTATGGGCAAACTAGTAGTGGAAAGACATTTACAATGAGGGGGATAACTGAGAAAGCTGTTAATGATATCTACAAACATATTAGTAAT ACACCCGAGAGAGATTTTACAATAAGAATTTCAGGACTTGAAATATACAATGAGAACGTCAGGGATCTATTGAATACAGAATCAGGTCGGAATCTAAAGCTTCATGATGACCCAGAG AAAGGTACAATGGTTGAGAAACTAGTAGAGGAAACCGCGAATAATGATCAACATTTAAGACAATTGATTAGCATCTGTGAGG CTCAAAGACAAGTTGGTGAAACTGCCTTGAATGACTATAGCTCTCGGTCACACCAGATAATAAGGCTG ACAATTCAAAGTACCCTACGAGAAAATTCAGATTGTGTTAGGTCTTTTGTAGCAAGCTTG aattttgttgatttagCTGGAAGTGAGAGAGCTTCACAAACACATGCTGATGGTGCTAGGCTAAGAGAAGGCTGTCATATTAACCTTAGTTTGATGACGCTCACAACTGTGATCAGAAAGCTAAG TCTTGGAAAGAGAAGTGGCCATATACCTTATAGAGACTCAAAACTCACCCGCATATTGCAGCATTCGCTTGGTGGAAATGCACGAACCGCCATTATATGCACATTGAGTCCAGCATTGACTCATGTTGAACAATCTCGGAATACTTTGTACTTTGCCACCCGGGCAAAGGAAGTGACTAATAACGCCCAAGTTAATATG gTTGTGTCGGACAAACAATTGGTCAAACATTTACAGAAGGAAGTTGCCAGGCTAGAAGCAGAACTGCGCACTCCTGATCCAAAACGGGAGAAAGATCTAAAAATCCAACAG ATGGAAATGGAGATTGAAGAATTAAAACGAGAAAGAGACCTTGCCCAATCCCAGGTTGATGAGCTCCGCAGAAAACTTGAGGAGGACCAGCAG GGTTTTAACCCAATTGAATCTACCCGTCCTCCAGTGAAGAAGTGTTTGTCCTTTACTGGTGCATTGTCTCAGAGACTCGACAGCAAGGACCTTGGCCGTGGTATGATATTAAGGCAGTCAATGATGAGACAATCATCTACTGCTCCTTTCACACTTATGCATGAAATTCGTAAGCTGGAACATCTCCAGGAGCAGCTAGGGGAGGAAGCTAATAGAGCCCTCGAAGTATTGCAAAAGGAGGTGGCTTGTCACAGACTGGGGAACCAAGATGCCGCAGAAACAATTGCCAAACTACAAGCTGAAATAAGAGAAATGAGATCAGTCCGTTCAGAGCCCAAAGAGGTTGAGGTTGGGAGTGTTATTGCTACTAACCAGAGTGTAGGTGCTAATCTTAAGGAAGAGATAACACGGCTTCATTCTCAAGGTAGCACCATTGCCAATTTAGAAGAGCAGCTTGAAAATGTTCAGAAGTCTATTGACAAGTTGGTAATGTCTCTGCCAAGTAATTATCAGCAGTTCATGAGCAGTGAATCAACTCCCAAACAAAAAAGTTccacaaaaaagaagaaattgctTCCTTTGGCCTCAAGTAATATTACCAACCGGCAAAACTTTTTAAGATCTCCATGCTCACCTTCAACAACTTCCCAACAAGTACTGGAGTCCGATATTGAAAATAGAGCTCCTGAGAATGATGATGTCATCTCATCTGAGATTTTGCGCGAGTCTGAGAAAGAGACCCCAACAAAGAGTGAAGAAGGTGGAGATGTCTCATCAAAAGAGAGCACTCCTTGTTATCGAAGATCAAGTTCTGTAAACATGAAGAAAATGCAAAAGATGTTCCAAAATGCAGCAGAAGAAAACGTAAGAAGCATAAGAGCATATGTGACAGAATTGAAAGAACGTGTGGCCAAACTTCAGTATCAAAAACAGCTACTTGTTTGTCAG GTCCTTGAGCTGGAAGCAAATGAAGCAGCTGGCAACAAATTAGATTGTGATGAAAACACATTTGACCAGGATGACGATCAAGTTCCGTGGCATTTAACTTTCAGGGAGCAAAGGCAGCAGATTATTGAGTTATGGGATGCTTGCTATGTTTCCATTATTCACAGGTCTCAGTTCTACTTGTTATTCAAGGGCGACGAGGCTGATCAGATTTACCTGGAAGTAGAGATGAGGCGATTAACATGGTTGCACGATCACCTAGCGGAATTTGGCAATGCTAGTCCAGCTCACGTTGGAGATGAGCCAACAATCTCTCGCTCGTCAAG cATGAGAGCGTTGAGACGTGAAAGAGAGTTTCTTGCAAAGAGATTAACTACACGTTTGACagcagaagaaagagatgCGTTGTACATTAAATGGGAAGTACCGCTTGAAGGGAAACAAAGGAAAATCCAATTTGTAAACAAGCTCTGGACGAATCCTCACGACCCCAAGCATATTCAGGACAGTGCAGAGATAGTGGCAAAGCTTGTTGGGTTTCGTGAAGGAGGCAACATGTCCAGGGAGATGTTTGAACTCAATTTTGTTGTTCCTTCCGACAAAAGACCATGGATCATGGGATGGAACCCAATTTCAAACCTTCTtaatttgtaa
- the LOC101215659 gene encoding non-specific lipid-transfer protein 2, with protein sequence MKASQIALSIIVMFMTVEITMAVTCSPVQLSSCVSAITSSVPPSKLCCSKIKEQKPCLCKYMQNPTLKKFVASPNARKVANTCGTPFPKC encoded by the coding sequence atgaaggcaTCACAGATTGCACTAAGTATCATAGTGATGTTTATGACGGTGGAGATCACAATGGCAGTGACATGCAGTCCAGTGCAACTAAGCTCCTGCGTTAGTGCAATAACATCTTCAGTTCCACCTTCTAAGCTATGTTGCTCTAAGATTAAGGAACAGAAACCCTGCCTCTGCAAGTACATGCAGAACCCCACTCTAAAGAAGTTTGTGGCCTCTCCTAATGCAAGGAAAGTTGCTAACACTTGTGGAACTCCATTCCCCAAGTGCTAG
- the LOC101215902 gene encoding reticulon-like protein B9 encodes MSSYSDSDDDSVPRSKLFGRRRPVYDIFGGGRVADILLWKDKKKSAGLLLGMTVLWFLFEIVEYNFVTLICHLSITSMLIFFIWCTGAEFFKWNPPRLPEAILKESTFKDVASTLHRRINQFFTKIFDIAYGKDLPLFFLAIVSLYLLSVIGSYVSFLNLLYFGFVALETLPFLYEKYEEEVDQLAGMAIYQTKKSYRNFDAKFLNKIPRGPVKDKKLR; translated from the exons ATGTCGAGCTACTCCGACTCCGACGATGATTCGGTACCTCGTTCGAAGCTCTTCGGTCGCCGCCGCCCcgtttatgatatttttggaggaggaagag TTGCAGACATACTGTTATGGAAAGACAAGAAGAAGTCGGCAGGATTACTTTTGGGAATGACAGTGCTATGGTTTTTGTTTGAGATTGTTGAATACAACTTTGTCACTCTTATTTGTCATCTCTCTATTACCTCCATgctcatcttcttcatttggtGCACCGGTGCTGAATTTTTCAAatg GAATCCTCCACGGCTTCCAGAAGCAATATTGAAAGAATCAACATTCAAAGACGTTGCTTCCACTTTGCACAGAAGAATCAACCAATTCTTCACCAAGATTTTCGATATCGCTTATGGAAAAGATCTCCCACTCTTCTTTCTG GCCATTGTTTCACTCTATCTTTTATCAGTGATTGGATCATACGTTAGCTTTCTCAATCTCCTTTATTTCG GATTTGTGGCATTGGAAACTTTGCCATTTCTATATGAGAAATATGAAGAGGAGGTTGATCAACTTGCTGGGATGGCCATTTATCAAACCAAGAAATCTTACAGAAATTTCGATGCCAAATTCCTCAACAAGATCCCAAGAGGACCTGTCAAAGACAAGAAACTCAGatga
- the LOC101216147 gene encoding uncharacterized protein LOC101216147, with translation MKRALWGAVFHVYSGTLSVSPPLRTFRSRPLLSPFSVSTLRRYSSGNDKYNELNSTKNKDSLVDDDVSTEELKRKIDKFYEGGDADSLPAIFEAILKRKLSGKHEDADDELMKEIRQQLPGEVEDFKGEEEYDSDLMDDDSSDASDDSEEEDRRI, from the exons ATGAAGCGAGCTTTATGGGGAGCTGTCTTCCACGTCTATTCTGGCACGCTTTCCGTTTCTCCTCCGCTACGAACATTTCGTTCCCGCCCCTTACTGTCTCCATTTTCCGTTTCCACTTTGCGACGTTACTCATCCGGGAATGACAAGTACAATGAACTGAACTCAACCAAAAACAAGGACTCTCTCGTCGACGATGATGTCAGCACCGAAG AGCTGAAGAggaaaattgataaattttacgAGGGTGGTGATGCCGATTCGTTACCAGCAATTTTCGAAGCAATATTGAAAAGGAAGCTATCGGGTAAACACGAAGATGCTGATGATGAGCTGATGAAAGAAATTCGACAGCAATTGCCCGGAGAAGTTGAAGATTTTAAAGGTGAAGAAGAATATGATTCAGATTTAATGGACGATGATTCCAGTGATGCCAGTGATGATTCTGAGGAAGAAGATAGAAGAATATAA